In the genome of Methylococcus sp. EFPC2, the window ATCGCTATCCCCCGGCATGCGCAACGCGGCCGTGAAAACACCGCATGCTTCCGCCTCACGCCCATCATGCGCGGCATACTCCTGAGCGGAGTCGTCGTTTGCAGTGGGCCCTCCTACGCGGCGGACGAGGCCGCGACCATTGCGGAATTGAAGGCGGAGAACGAGAAGCAGCGCAGGGAGATCGAGGCCCTCAAGCAAATGCTGCTGAAGTCTCAATCCGGAGGCGCGGCGGCAAACTCCACTGCGGTTGCCGGAACACAAGCCGTTCAGGCGCAGGAGGCGGGTGTTGCGACGACGCAGGCGCCGGCGCGCGAAGAGAACGCTAAAGCGCCTGAGACCGTCGCGGCCACAGGCGAAGAGGAGAAGGACACGACCCTGGGAGAGGTCGTGGTGAAGCGCCAGAGCCCTCTGGAAAAGTTGAAGGATACGCCCAAATCGGTTTCGGTCGTGACCGGTGCGGAACTGGAAAAATTCCAGGCCAACAATTTTCAGTCGATAGTCCAAAAAATCGGCAATGTGGGGATGACGATCGGTAATCCCCAAACGGCAAGCACGTTTATTCGTGGCGTGGGCGTCACGGGTAAGTTAAATGGTTTGGACCCTAGCGTGGGCGTATCCATCGACGGCGTCAGTTACGCAACCTCCGCCATGGTTTCCTCTTTCAGTTATGTCGACCTGGCGACCGTCGACGTTACGCGCGGGCCAACCGGCACGCTCGGCGGCAAGAACGCCAATTTGGGACAAATCAATATCACAACCAAAGCGCCCGGCTTTACCCCGGAGGCATACGGCTCGATTGCATACGGCGATTTTAATACCCTGATTACCCGGGGCGCGCTGGGCGGAGCGGTACTCGATAACTTACTCGCGTGGCGGGGATCGTTTTACCGGGAGCAGTCGGATAGTTATTTATACAACAAATACGATCCGGACTACGCCTACCGAAACAAGGATCGTACTTATGGGCGCATACAATTCCTGCTCACGCCGACCGACAATTTCAGTGCGCGCGTCAGCATGGATTACACGCCCAGGGCTAAGGAAGGGTCGGATAACGCCTCGACATTCCCTACGCCTACACCGAATTATTACGATACCGGCAGGCCCGTCGATCAAACCAACGAGGCGGCGGGTAAGTTGAGCAGACGTTGGTTCGGGCAAGAGCCGAATTATTCGCCCAGCCAGTATCTGAGTAATGAAATCAATATCGCTAATCAACGTTACACTTATTACGGCACCAAGGGCGGCTCCCTGAATTTGAGTTGGGATGTGGCCGATCACAACTTGGCCTCGATCACGGGCTACAAGGATTATTACTTTTCATCCGGTGGCGCAGGCGATAATCCATTTGACGTTTCCAGACCTCCGGCTTCGGGTCAGGTCGATAACTATCAATTTAGCCAGGAGTTGAACGTCAGCTCGAAGCCCGGTGGTTTCGTGGATTACAAGGCCGGCGTGTACCTACTAAAAGTAAAAGTGCCCAGCCGGACGAATTTGACCCGGTTCGGTTCCGATGCCGGCGCTTTCAGGGCAACCACGGCCCAGTACAATATCCTGGATCCTCTGAATAACGGAGCCGATACTCCCTTAAACCGATCGCTTTCCGTGACTGGTCGTGGCCTGCTATTAAATTCGGTGGATAGGTTATCTACCAAGCTCAAGGAGGAATACGATAATGAGAGTGGCGCTATTTTCGGTCACGCAACCTGGCATCCTATCGAACCCCTGACGATTGCTACGGGCCTGCGCTTGACCCACGAGCAGCGTACGTCCACGGCCGCGTCGCGGGTGCTGGATAACGGATTCGGCGCAGAACTAAACCCCGTATCGAAAAATGACGTGAAGTTGGGCGGCTTTGCTTCCAATAGCAACTCAGGGGCTTTGATCGCCGGGCAGAACAACGCGGCGCAACTGGCACTGGCGGACTTCGTCGCACGGAAATATTTCGGCGTGGCGAGTTACGGCTCGCTTAGTACGGATCAGAAAAAACAGGTGGCTGCCGCCAAGTCGATCCGCAATTCAGCCTTGGGTACTCTATTTCAGACAACCGAGGCCGAACCTTTCAACGATCTTCTGAAAAGCTGGAATATCGGTCCGAGCTGGAAGTTCAATGAACGTCAGACGGCCTATTTTTCATGGCAGCATGGCGAAAAGGCCGGCGTTTCGCAAATCATCGGCGCTACGGTATTGGGCGGCAAGTCCGTCCCCAATAAGGCGGAAACCAGCGATGCTTACGAACTAGGTCTCAAGTCGGTATTGTTGGATAGGACGCTAGTCGTAAATGCGGACATTTATTTGAACGACATCACCGATTATATACAGCCGATGCTGTTCGAGGATAAGGTTCAAACAGCCATTAATAACGATGGTAAGACCGCATATACCTCGGGGCTCGGCAATGTGCCCAAGGTGCAGAGTAAGGGGGTGGAGTTCGATTTGACTTATACGGGCTTGCAATACACGACGTTCCGCCTGGCTGGCGCCTATACCGATGCGCGGTATGAGGACTTCAAGTTCTTGGCGAAACCGGCGGAGCTTAATGATGGTACGGGGGTGGCTTATTACGACGCGAGTGGAAAAACCTTGCCGTATGCCTCTAAGTTTTCGGCAAACTTGTACGCCGAATATGCTCGCCCGCTACCGTTTGCGGACACATTGCAATTCCATACCAATGTCAATTATCGGTACCAAAGCCGATTCAATACCGACCAGTCATTATCCCGATACGCGTGGAAGGACTCCCTCGGGACTACGGATTTTGCTATCGGTATCGGTCGTAGGGACAGGCTGTTCGATGCGAATCTAATCATCAAGAACGTATTTGACCAAGATACTTCCTATACCCCAAGCTGGAATACCTATTAACCCGGCCAAATAATACCGTACTGAGTCTGGTAAAATTCGAGCATGGAAGCAGAACGAATCGATACTCGAAAACTGGAGCCGGCGGCACGAGAGCAATTGCGCCGTACGGTCATCCGCTTGCACCGGCGAGGGCATAGCCAGGCGGCGATTGCGCGGGAGTTGGGTTTGCGCCGTCCCACGGTGACGCTCTGGCTGCTTAAAGCCGAAGCCGGGCATGGCGTGAAAGAGGCCCAGCGTGGTCGGCCCGCAGGCAACGGTCGCCGTCTCACGCCCGCTCAGGAAAGCGTTCTCCAGAAAGACCTGGTGGACAAAACGCCGGATCAAGTGAAACTGCGCTTCGCCTTATGGAGTGCGCAGGCGGTGCGAGCGCATATCCAGGCGTGTTTTGGGCTGAACCTGCCAGTGCGCTCGGTCAGAAACTATCTGAAGCGCTGGGGATTCACGCCGCAGCGCCCGCTCAAACGCGCCTTCGAGCAACGACCGGCGGCGGTGCAAAAGTGGCTCACAGAGGACTACCCAGCCATCGCCCAACGGGCCAAGGCCGAAGGGGCGGAAATTTGCTGGGGCGATGAAACCGCTGTCAGTTCGGTCGAGCATTATCCGCGCGGTTACGCGCCGCGCGGCAAAACGCCGGTGCTGGTGTTGTCCCAGTCCAAGCGGGAGCGCATCAACCTCATCTCCGCCATCACCAACCAAGGGAAGATGCGCTTCATGATGTATCGAGAAACGCTCACCGCCGATGTCTTCATCCAGTTTCTCCAGCGCCTGGTCCGTGAGGCGGGGCGCAAGGTGTTTCTGGTCCTCGACAACCTGCGGGTTCATCACAGCCAAACGGTCAAAGCATGGCTGGCAGACAAAACCGACCAGATCGAGCTGTTTTTCCTACCCAGCTATTCCCCTGAACTCAATCCGGACGAATACCTCAATGCCGACCTCAAGGCACGGATGAGTGCCGCCGAACCCGTGCGCGACGGCTCTCACCTGAAGCGCAAGGTGACTTCGCACCTGCGTTCGATCCAGAAACAGCCCGCCCGCATCCGCGCCTACTTCAAAGCCGCCCCCATCAAGTACGCCGCTTAGAACGTACGGTATTTTATGGCCGGGTTAATATTATCCCACCGACAAGCGTTGGGTTGGCGTTACCGTTAGTTCGTCGCTTTAGTCGCTCATTACAGGGGGCGACGGTATTCCATAAAGTTTCGGGGAAGGCAGATGGTTTTGTCTGCGCAATTTGCGCGGACGCTGCCTCGTCACGTGCATTCAAGGGTGGGCAGGGGCATGTTGGGGCTGTGCTGAGACACCGAGTTGCCTCGCGCGAGGGTCCCGGTACGCCCTATGGATATGCCGAGCGGTGCTGCAAGGCCATTTTTCCGGAGTGGTGGCATGGCGGTTGCCTGTGGGGGACATCACCCAACTCGTTCAAATAAAGATCATTGAACGTGGCATGGGGGTGCAGGCCTGTCTGAGCGTCAGAAATGACCGCGTAGACAGCATTCCGAGCGGATTTCAGGACTATTGAATGCACGAACTCTCCCCAGCACGGTCTCCACAATATATGCAGGCCAAGACAAACCGTTTTCCCCTCAATCTTATTACGCAGGGGGTGATATTGAGTTTGTACCTAGCGTGCGACGGCCAAGCGTTGGCGGCGGACGATTCCCAGGTCGCCGAATTGAAGGCCGAAAACGAACGGCAACGCAAGGAAATGGAGCACCAGCGTCAGGAAATCGAGGCCCTCAAGCAATTGTTGCTGAAATCGCAAACCCATGCGGAGGCGAACACCACGGCGACTCCGCCGGCGCAAGCGGCACAAAGTACGGAGGTCGCGACCCCTGTGGCGCAAACCGAACCAGCGCAGCAAGCTGAAGAGGAGTCCGCCAAGACCCTGGATGACGTTGTGGTACGTCGAAAAACTCCACTGGAAAAACTGAAAGATGTTCCGAAGTCGGTCTCTGTCGTGGCCGGGACGGAACTGCAAAAGCAGGACACCGTCAATTTCCGCGACATCATTACCCGCGTCGGCAATGTCGGA includes:
- a CDS encoding IS630 family transposase, whose protein sequence is MEAERIDTRKLEPAAREQLRRTVIRLHRRGHSQAAIARELGLRRPTVTLWLLKAEAGHGVKEAQRGRPAGNGRRLTPAQESVLQKDLVDKTPDQVKLRFALWSAQAVRAHIQACFGLNLPVRSVRNYLKRWGFTPQRPLKRAFEQRPAAVQKWLTEDYPAIAQRAKAEGAEICWGDETAVSSVEHYPRGYAPRGKTPVLVLSQSKRERINLISAITNQGKMRFMMYRETLTADVFIQFLQRLVREAGRKVFLVLDNLRVHHSQTVKAWLADKTDQIELFFLPSYSPELNPDEYLNADLKARMSAAEPVRDGSHLKRKVTSHLRSIQKQPARIRAYFKAAPIKYAA
- a CDS encoding TonB-dependent receptor yields the protein MNQIAIPRHAQRGRENTACFRLTPIMRGILLSGVVVCSGPSYAADEAATIAELKAENEKQRREIEALKQMLLKSQSGGAAANSTAVAGTQAVQAQEAGVATTQAPAREENAKAPETVAATGEEEKDTTLGEVVVKRQSPLEKLKDTPKSVSVVTGAELEKFQANNFQSIVQKIGNVGMTIGNPQTASTFIRGVGVTGKLNGLDPSVGVSIDGVSYATSAMVSSFSYVDLATVDVTRGPTGTLGGKNANLGQINITTKAPGFTPEAYGSIAYGDFNTLITRGALGGAVLDNLLAWRGSFYREQSDSYLYNKYDPDYAYRNKDRTYGRIQFLLTPTDNFSARVSMDYTPRAKEGSDNASTFPTPTPNYYDTGRPVDQTNEAAGKLSRRWFGQEPNYSPSQYLSNEINIANQRYTYYGTKGGSLNLSWDVADHNLASITGYKDYYFSSGGAGDNPFDVSRPPASGQVDNYQFSQELNVSSKPGGFVDYKAGVYLLKVKVPSRTNLTRFGSDAGAFRATTAQYNILDPLNNGADTPLNRSLSVTGRGLLLNSVDRLSTKLKEEYDNESGAIFGHATWHPIEPLTIATGLRLTHEQRTSTAASRVLDNGFGAELNPVSKNDVKLGGFASNSNSGALIAGQNNAAQLALADFVARKYFGVASYGSLSTDQKKQVAAAKSIRNSALGTLFQTTEAEPFNDLLKSWNIGPSWKFNERQTAYFSWQHGEKAGVSQIIGATVLGGKSVPNKAETSDAYELGLKSVLLDRTLVVNADIYLNDITDYIQPMLFEDKVQTAINNDGKTAYTSGLGNVPKVQSKGVEFDLTYTGLQYTTFRLAGAYTDARYEDFKFLAKPAELNDGTGVAYYDASGKTLPYASKFSANLYAEYARPLPFADTLQFHTNVNYRYQSRFNTDQSLSRYAWKDSLGTTDFAIGIGRRDRLFDANLIIKNVFDQDTSYTPSWNTY